One Streptosporangium becharense genomic window, GGACCGCGCGGAGCACGATCCGGACCACACAGGCCGCGATCCGGACCACACGGGCCGCGTGGGCCACATGGGTCACGATCCGGCCCGGAATCCGGCCCCCGGCCGGCCGGCCGTTCCCATCCACGACGGGATCGGTGACCTGATCGGCGGCCCGGTGCATGATCCGCTCCGGCAGCCGCCCGGTGACCCGGTCATCGGCCGGGAGGAGGATCCGTTCGGCGACCGGGAGAGGTCCCTGCTGCCGGGCCCGTCCGAGCGGGGGCAGCGGGGGGCGGGTCCCTGGCGGGTGCCCGACCGGATCAGCCTCAAGGGGTTGCGGGTACGGGGCCGGCACGGTGTGCTTCCCGCCGAGCGGGAGCTCGGCCAGGAGTTCGTCGTCGACGTCGTCCTCTTCCTCGACACGGCGCCCGCGGCGGCCGGCGACGACCTGACCCTGACCGTCCACTACGGCGAGCTCGCCGAGGATCTGGCGCGGGTCGTGGCGGGTGAGCCGGTCGACCTGATCGAAACCCTGGCCCAGCGCCTGGCGGACGTCTGCCTGGCCCGCGAGCAGGTCTGGTCGGTGGAGGTCAGCGTCCACAAGCCCGCCGCGCCGATCCCGCTGCCCTTCGACGACGTGGTCGTGACGATCACCCGGAGCCGTTCATGAGGGCCGTGATCGCGCTCGGGAGCAACCTGGGCGACCGGATGGCCACCCTGCAAGGCGCGGTCGACGCGCTCTTCGGCATCCCGGGGCTCGCGTTCGTCGCGGTGTCGCCGGTCTTCGAGACCGACCCGGTGGGCGGTCCCGACCAGGGGCCGTACCTCAACGCGGTGGTGATCGCCGAGACCGGGCTGGAACCCCGGGCGCTTCTCGATCGTGCTCAGAGTGTGGAGAACACCTTCGGCCGGGTCCGCGTCGAGCGCTGGGGCCCGCGCACCCTGGACGTCGACCTGATCACCGTGGGAGGGGTCGTCATGGACGACCCCGACCTGACGCTCCCGCACCCCCGGGCTCACGAGCGCGCGTTCGTGCTGGTGCCGTGGGCCGCGGCCGACCCCGACGCCGTCCTGTCCGGCCGCAGGGTGGCCGACCTGCTGGCCGGGCTCGACCGGGACTATGTGCGGCCCCGCGACGATCTCGCCCTCCTGGGGCCGGCGTGAGGCCTACCCGTCCCGGCGTGCTCGCCGGGATCGCCGTCGTGTTCGCGATCCTCGCCTGGGGGGCTCTGAAGCCGCTCTACGCGTCCCTGCCCGGCCTGCCCTGGACCGCCATCCCGACGGTGTTCCTGCTCGCGCTGGGTGAGTTCTACAGCGGGTGGATGACCCGGGCCAGGATCCACCGCAGGCCAGGCACCAAGCCGGTCGAGCCGCTGGCGGTGGCCCGGCTGGCCGCCCTGGCCAAGGCGTCCGCGTACGGCGGCGCGGCCTTCGCCGGCCTCTTCGCCGGGTTCACCCTCTACACCGCCGGCCTGCTCGGCCGGTTCGACCAGGGGGTGCCCTGGCGCGACTTCTACATCGCCGGTGGCTCGTTCCTGGCCTGCGTGCTCCTGGTCTGCTCCGCGCTGTACCTGGAGTACTGCTGCAAGGTGCCGAAGGACTCCGGCGAGGCCGGACGCTGAGCGGTCCCGCCGGGGGTCATCGCCGGCGCCCGCTACGCGGGGTCGGCGGCCTCCGGGTTCGGGACCTCCGGGTTCGGTGCCTCCCGCCGTCGTGAGGAACCGGTCCACCTGCGGCCGAACAGCATGATGACCGGCAGCGTGCACACCAGCGCTCCACCGACGGCCAGGGGCCGCTCCAGCCACCAGAACACGTCCGGCGGGGCGACGCTCGCGGCGGGGGCGCCGCCGAGCAGCCCCCAGGTCAGCGCCACCCAGATCGCCATACCGGTCGTGTGGAACAGGAACAGCGGCAGCGCGAACCTGTTGACCGTCTCGTTCACGCGCTGCCATCCCGGGCGTTCCAGCAGGCGTTCCATGAACGGCCGCACCATCTCCACCAGGCCGACCTGGAAGGTCAGCAGGGCCACGATGACGAAGGTCGGCGGTGCCATGTTGGAGAGCCGGTCGCCGGGCACGCCCACCATCGAGCCCGGGTAGATGCCGGAGTAGACCAGGCCGAACAGGGCGAACAGCCCGGTCCACAGGAGCGCGGCGTCGAAACGGCGCGGCAGCCTCACCACCCTGTCGTAGAAGAAGCCCGCCTGGTGCGCCAGCCCCCAGACGATGACCATGTTCAGCCAGCCCACCGCCTCGTACCCGTAGCGCAGCCGCAGCACGTCGACCACGAGCGCCGCGCCACCGAGCCAGATCAGGGCCAGCACGTCGAAGTGCCGGTGCAGCCAGAGCGAGACGGGAAGCAGGGCGACCAGCGTCAGGTAGACGCCGATGAACCACAGCGGGCTGATGACGAGCAGGACGACCTTGTCCATCCACCGGATCCCGAACGCCTGCGTCACGATCACGCCCAGCACGACCCAGGTGCCCGCGAGCGCCAGCGCGGGGATCGCCAGGCTGCGGATGCGCCGCCACACGAAGGTGCCGATGCCGACGCCGCGTTCGCACGCCCGGTGCCACGACAGCAGGTGGACGTGGCCGCCCACGTAGAAGAAGAGCGGCATCACCTGGAGCAGCCACGTCAGGATCCACAACCCCGAGGTGAAGCCCAGCGGGCTGGTCGGCGACGGGCCGTCCGGTCCCCAGGCCAGCATCGTGAACGCCCAGTGCCACAGGACCACGACGAGCAGGCTGAACGCCCGCAGCCAGTCGACATACTTGTCGCGCCGCGGCCCGGTGGCCGCCGGGGGAGTCGCCACGCCGTCGTGTTCGCTCATGCGGTCGTACCATGCCTCACTGCTCGCACCCCTGCCTGCCGGTGCCGTCCGCGGTCACTTGTCGATGTCGCCCACGACGAAGAACAGTGAGCCGAGGATGGCGACCATGTCGGAGACGAGATGACCGGGAAGCATCTCGCGCAGCACCTGGACGTTGTTGAAGGAGGCCGAGCGGAGCTTCAGCCGCCACGGTGTCTTCTCCCCGCGCGAGACCAGGTAGTAGCCGTTGAGGCCCAGCGGGTTCTCCGTCCAGGCGTAGGTGTGGCCCTCCGGCACCTTCAGCACCTTGGGCAGGCGCTGGTTGATCGGCCCCGGCGGCAGTTCGCGGATGCGTTCCACGCAGGCGTCGGCCAGGTCCAGGGAGACCTTGAGCTGCTCCAGCAGCACCTCGAAGCGGGCCAGGCAGTCTCCGGCCGACCGGGTGACGACCTTCACCGGCAGCTCGCCGTAGGCCAGGTAGGGTTCGTCCCTGCGCAGGTCGACGTCGACGCCGGAGGCGCGGGCGATCGGGCCGCTCACGCCGTACTGCATGATCGTCTCGCGGTCCAGGACGCCCACGCCGCGCGTGCGGGCCAGGAAGATCTCGTTTCCGGAGATCAGGTTCTCGATGTCGGGCAGTCGGCGCCGCACGTCGGCCACCGCCCGGGAGACCCGGCCCAGCCACCCCTCGGGCAACTCCTCCTTCAGGCCGCCGACCCGGTTGAACATGTAGTGCATGCGTCCGCCGGAGATCTCCTCCATCACCGCCTGGAGGGTCTCGCGCTCCCGGAACGCGTAGAAGATCGAGGTGATCGCGCCGAGTTCCAGGGGATAGGAGCCGAGGAACATCAGATGGCTGAGCACCCGGTTGAGCTCGGCCATCAGGGTGCGGGTCCACACCGCCCTGACCGGCGTCTCCATGCCGAGCATGCGTTCCACCGCCAGCACGACGCCCAGCTCGTTGGCGAACGCCGACAGCCAGTCGTGCCGGTTGGCGAGCACGATGATCTGCCGGTAGTCGCGGACCTCGAACAACTTCTCCGCGCCGCGGTGCATGTAGCCGACGATCGGCTCGGCCGCGCTGATCCGCTCGCCGTCCAGGGTGAGCCGCAGCCGCAGCACGCCGTGCGTGGACGGGTGCTGCGGCCCGATGTTGAGGACCATGTCCTCGGTGGCGAGCTCCTTGCCGTGCGCTTCCTGCACGGCGCCGGCTCCCGCACCGATCCCCACGTCCAGGCTCCGGGGTGCGCCTTCGGCACGAGGCTCAGTCATAACCCCATGCTGTCACGTCAACCGCGAGAGACAAGATCCCGCAGGGCGGTGACGAGGCGGTCGACGTGTTCGGCGGTGGTGCCGATGCCGATGGAGGCGCGGACGGCGGAGGCGGTGCCGTCCTCGCAGCCGCCGTCCGCGGTGCCCAGGAGGTGGCGGACGAAGGGGTGAGCGCAGAACTTGCCGTCGCGGACGCCGATCCCGTAGTCGGCGGAGAGCGCCTCGGCGACCTCGCGGGCGGTGAAGCCCTCGACCACGAAGGAGACGATGCCGACGCGGGGGTGGTCCGGGCCCCACAGCGACAGCTCCCTGACACCCGGGACGGTCGCCAGCCCCGCGCGCAGGCGGTGCAGGAGGCGTTCCTCCTCGCGGACCAGCACGCTCCACCCGGTGGCGCTCAGGGCGTCGCAGGCGGCGGCCAGCGCGACGGCGCCCAGGACGTTCGGGGTGCCGGCCTCGTGCCGGCTCTCCGGGTC contains:
- the folB gene encoding dihydroneopterin aldolase, translated to MPDRISLKGLRVRGRHGVLPAERELGQEFVVDVVLFLDTAPAAAGDDLTLTVHYGELAEDLARVVAGEPVDLIETLAQRLADVCLAREQVWSVEVSVHKPAAPIPLPFDDVVVTITRSRS
- the folK gene encoding 2-amino-4-hydroxy-6-hydroxymethyldihydropteridine diphosphokinase, whose protein sequence is MRAVIALGSNLGDRMATLQGAVDALFGIPGLAFVAVSPVFETDPVGGPDQGPYLNAVVIAETGLEPRALLDRAQSVENTFGRVRVERWGPRTLDVDLITVGGVVMDDPDLTLPHPRAHERAFVLVPWAAADPDAVLSGRRVADLLAGLDRDYVRPRDDLALLGPA
- a CDS encoding DUF3180 domain-containing protein yields the protein MRPTRPGVLAGIAVVFAILAWGALKPLYASLPGLPWTAIPTVFLLALGEFYSGWMTRARIHRRPGTKPVEPLAVARLAALAKASAYGGAAFAGLFAGFTLYTAGLLGRFDQGVPWRDFYIAGGSFLACVLLVCSALYLEYCCKVPKDSGEAGR
- a CDS encoding acyltransferase family protein codes for the protein MSEHDGVATPPAATGPRRDKYVDWLRAFSLLVVVLWHWAFTMLAWGPDGPSPTSPLGFTSGLWILTWLLQVMPLFFYVGGHVHLLSWHRACERGVGIGTFVWRRIRSLAIPALALAGTWVVLGVIVTQAFGIRWMDKVVLLVISPLWFIGVYLTLVALLPVSLWLHRHFDVLALIWLGGAALVVDVLRLRYGYEAVGWLNMVIVWGLAHQAGFFYDRVVRLPRRFDAALLWTGLFALFGLVYSGIYPGSMVGVPGDRLSNMAPPTFVIVALLTFQVGLVEMVRPFMERLLERPGWQRVNETVNRFALPLFLFHTTGMAIWVALTWGLLGGAPAASVAPPDVFWWLERPLAVGGALVCTLPVIMLFGRRWTGSSRRREAPNPEVPNPEAADPA
- a CDS encoding NADH-quinone oxidoreductase subunit D, with the protein product MTEPRAEGAPRSLDVGIGAGAGAVQEAHGKELATEDMVLNIGPQHPSTHGVLRLRLTLDGERISAAEPIVGYMHRGAEKLFEVRDYRQIIVLANRHDWLSAFANELGVVLAVERMLGMETPVRAVWTRTLMAELNRVLSHLMFLGSYPLELGAITSIFYAFRERETLQAVMEEISGGRMHYMFNRVGGLKEELPEGWLGRVSRAVADVRRRLPDIENLISGNEIFLARTRGVGVLDRETIMQYGVSGPIARASGVDVDLRRDEPYLAYGELPVKVVTRSAGDCLARFEVLLEQLKVSLDLADACVERIRELPPGPINQRLPKVLKVPEGHTYAWTENPLGLNGYYLVSRGEKTPWRLKLRSASFNNVQVLREMLPGHLVSDMVAILGSLFFVVGDIDK